The Planctomycetia bacterium nucleotide sequence GAAGCTCGGCCGCGAAGAGTTCACTCGCGACATTCCGAACGTCAGCGAAAAGATGCTCCGCAACCTCGACGAAGGGGGCATCGTGCGGGTCGGGACGTTCGTCCGCCAAGGCGATATCCTCGTCGGCAAGGTCTCGCCGAAGTCGAAGACCGAACTGACGCCGGAAGAGAAGTTGCTGCACGCCATCTTCGGCCGCGCCGGCGAAGACGTGAAGAACGATTCGCTCGAAGTCCCCTCGGGCATCGAAGGCATCGTCATCCACACGCAAAAGTTCTCGCGCCGGATGAGCTTGTCGGAAGAAGAACGACGTGCCTTCGAGAAGGCGTTGAAAGATGCCGAAACGGACGGCAACGCGAAGATCGCCGCGACGTTCGGAGCGTTCATCGAAGAGATCGAAAAGACGCTCGGCAAGAAAATCGCCGACGAAGACGGCAATGCCTTGGTCCACGGCCAAGAGCATCGTTACGTAGCCGAGCAAGCCGCGCGGTTCAAGATCGACGTGCTCGACATTCGCAGCCCGCAACGGAAGACGGATGTCGAGAAGTTGCACAAGCAAATGTGGCCGGCGGTCGAAGAAGCGATCGACGAGCGCGATCGTCAGCTGAACTCGATGAAGCGCGGCGACGAACTGCGCAGCGGCGTGTTGCAAATGGTCAAGGTCTACATCGCTGCGAAGCGTGTGATCTCGGTCGGCGATAAGATGGCCGGACGCCACGGTAACAAGGGTGTGATCGCGAAGA carries:
- the rpoB gene encoding DNA-directed RNA polymerase subunit beta (DNA-dependent RNA polymerase catalyzes the transcription of DNA into RNA using the four ribonucleoside triphosphates as substrates; beta subunit is part of the catalytic core which binds with a sigma factor to produce the holoenzyme), with the protein product KLGREEFTRDIPNVSEKMLRNLDEGGIVRVGTFVRQGDILVGKVSPKSKTELTPEEKLLHAIFGRAGEDVKNDSLEVPSGIEGIVIHTQKFSRRMSLSEEERRAFEKALKDAETDGNAKIAATFGAFIEEIEKTLGKKIADEDGNALVHGQEHRYVAEQAARFKIDVLDIRSPQRKTDVEKLHKQMWPAVEEAIDERDRQLNSMKRGDELRSGVLQMVKVYIAAKRVISVGDKMAGRHGNKGVIAKILPREDMPFLADGTPIQIMLNPLGVPSRMNVGQILETHLGWAGAKLGFQAVTPVFDGASEEDIHKCLKDAGLPLSGKSQLFDGRTGEAFEQNTTVGYIYMLKLHHLVDDKVHARSTGPYSLITQQPLGGKARFGGQRFGEMEVWALEAYGAAYILQELLTVKSDDVEGRTKIYESMVKGENTLEAGTPASFDVLTNEIRGLGLNMQLEKRRI